From the Trifolium pratense cultivar HEN17-A07 linkage group LG4, ARS_RC_1.1, whole genome shotgun sequence genome, the window aaaaaattcactttaaTTGAGTTGGAAGAAAATTGATCTAAATAGTGTTTGTTTCTTACGTATTAACTTAGATATTtagttaaaataaaacttagatattatttttgtagagatttaaaaaaaaaatagatgtgaTAAAATGGTGCTAACATAACTCTTTATTTAAACCAGTTTTACTTTAAACCAGATTCTGTGTTTGGATCATCTTGTAAAAAATTTCATTagattttatcttcttttttttgtcagCCTAGTGGCTCATTAGATTTTGTCTATTGGCATAAATACTTGTATACTTGTCTTAAAAATCTATAGAAAATAGCTTACATGGCTTTATATAGTTATTCCAATCATATATAATAACCATAAAATTTTGGGGTGATAAGATTCAAAGTGTGTGAACCTGTGCAACCTTGGAGACATTGATCATTATGAGTAGGCTATGAGTAATAGCATCATAAATCCAAAAATGGAGAGTGCATGTCTTGATTACTTGCACTAGTCTGAGTAAAATTGGGTTGTTTTGAATACGAAAGGAGCAAGTAAAGGTAACATTGTCGCAGGGTGTGGTGgccttatttgaggattttccAAGTATCTAGGTTGGTGCACTGTGTACAAAGGTTGTAGGAAAGCTAAACTTCATTGTGGTATGTGGATTCTACAATTATTTGAGGGGTGGTAGCATGAGAAGTGTGACAGGATTTAGTTACAACATATTAAATGTCTTATCGCTGGATTGGAAGATATAAGTCTGTCGCACGTACTCTTAAGGTTAATACGTGAGTCAATTGCTTTGGCTAATCTGGGATGCCAACgagaggaagtttcgattttaTATGAGCAATGTCCATCTCAACTTAGTTCTTTTCTACTAGCCGATGTTATGAGGAAAACATCCCCCGTGACATTGTAGCTTAGTTTCTTTTATTTGGGTTTCAGCCCTCTTTGTATAAAAAAGATTCGAAGTGTGAGCACGGGGTATCAACAAAATCACAACCAACAATCAAAATTTAGAAAACAGACCACACGTTAAATTCTTAAAGCTTAAATTATTGTAACAATCCATATAATGGTGATGAAATCACAGACAAAAATCATCATCAAATGACAACACAACAAAGTAGGTTTTCCTAAAACAAAAATCTCGGCTTAAGATAGCAGTATCCCTTGATTGTCATTTCTAATAACTGCAATTTCTCTCGACTACCATGATCTCCATGTcaagatgaatttaagattctGCAATAAAGATTATGAAATAGCATTAGAACAAGATTTGAACAATTTTAGCATTAAGATATGCATCTTATGACCGAATATAAAAGCAACCTCAAGAGGCAATTGGACAAGTAAAAAACAATCTGAACAGTACTTACATATTTTATTGAAGGCAACAATGTCACAACTCTGGACATACTCATTGATGGGCTCAACAGTAAGATAATCCTCAACCATGTTGTCAACGGAAACCAAATCATCCACAATAGTAAGCATAATTTGCAGTTTCTTGATACCGTACCCAACAGGAACAAGTTTGGCTATGacagtaataaaaaaatatcagaaTCCCGGAAGAAAGATGGCCagtatagatagatagatagataaaaacAATCAATAGTAAAGATGACTACAACTTCTCTACAGAACGAAGACTATAGATATATATTTTACACATTTGAAAAGAGTTTGTTTTCTACGATTGAAAAATGGCTATTTactatggtgcacaagttagaTGAGTGATGTACAATGCATAACTTTGTTTCAACCATTGGATCAAATTAGATACAATGATGAAAACAAACTTGTGTGCGGTACAATATTTTACTTGTGCGCCATAGACATAGCCTTGAAAATTAGCATACAACAAACTGAAACTCATAATTCAGAATCATATCGTATATTGTTCAGAATATATCAGAATGAAAACAATCAACAGAACGGTATAGAGAAAGATAACATACATGCACCCCAAAACAACCCTTCCAATTTAACAGATCTCACTGCTTCTTCAAGCTTCTTCATGTCAGTTTCATCATCCCATGGCTTCACATCCAACAATACAGATGATTTCCCACCTGGGAATGCAATCAACAGGAAACAATACGATAAATTGATGTCTGACGAGATTCCAAATAATTATGAGAATATGAATATGATAGCACAGAAActtactttctttctttttgccTGATGCCTTCACGGCTGCTGCCCGTTCCTCGGCTGCCTTCTTCTCTTCCTCAGTCTCTTCACCAAACAAATCCACATCGTCGTCATCGTCATCCTCGGCTTCGGCAGCCTGATCAATATTATACAATCAGTCATAAATTAACAACCAAATAGATAATGTGACAACTAGTTTAAGTTCTATAAAACGAAAACATGACAACAACCATTGTTCAAATATCAATCATTTATAAAATACTTGCCTTTGTGTCAGCAACTGGAGGAGTGGCAACAGCCTCTTCAGCAACGAGGGAAGATTCCACGGTCACACCAGATCCCTCACCAGAAACACCACTAATGACACaaaattcaattgaaaattcaaaaaagttaaaacaaatatGAATGTATAACGAATACAAGTCAGTTAAATTACTAAATCATCACACAACACCAAACATTGTTGAATTACAAAATCATCACACAACGCCAAGCATTGTTAAGATCCAACACATAAATCACCGCATAAGACACACAACTTTATAAGTATACATATGGAAAGAGTAACTTACGAAATTCTCAACAAAGCATCAATGTGCTTGTACCATCTAGCCACATTCACATATTCACTTGATGGAACTGATGGCAAAGCTGCGTAAACGGTGATATCATCTTTTGAAGCTTGGTATCTATATAGACcaagtaaaaacaaaattcataagaaacaaaaaaaaacaaacaaacaaacaaccaaCCAAATTAACAAAAGATTACAActtaataaaaaacaacaaaaccttACCCCGAGATATAACTGCGAGTGAGAAGATATTCATTAAGCTTCTTCAATCCAGATTCAGATTTAAGGTTATACAATGTAGCTGCCATTTTTTGTCTTTGATTGAACTTCTACAAAACATgcataacaataacaattactTACGATAAGAACAACCCAACAACATGAATcaccaaaagaaaaatcaatttttttatttgaaatcaattacaacaaaagaaaacaaataaatacaaaatattcataacaataacaattactTACAATAGCAATAACCCAACAAcatgaatcataaaaaaattcaaatttttcaactaaaatcaattaccagaaacaaataatgaaaaacccctaaaaaaaacacaaattcaGGTAGATAAATTACTGATTCATGTTACAAATTAACTATTGTTAATATCGAATTAAGGAGTGATATAGTTTTTGTGAATTcagattgaagaagaagagatcGATTGAAAGAGTTTACCTTTGTTGAGAGAAGCAAAAAGATTGAAGGCAAAAGAGCAATGAACAACAGTGAGAGTGAAATTGAGAAAGGTTTTGGTTTTATATAGGTTGAGAAGTGAACCCTTAACCCGGTTTAATAATTGGGTTTGTTTGTGGCCCAATTGGGCTATTCATGTTATTTATTGGCccatgtttttatttatttaggatCTTGTAATAAcaagattttcttcaaatattctgttttttttttatataatagattttcttctaattttcatATTTCACTTATTTCTTGTTAGCAAtcttaatatttaattttttttataatacaattttaatatttactttcaaaatatattaatcaaagTAGTCATTGGTCGCAATTGTGATAGGAGGggaactgaaaccacttgatggcAACGGTGGCCAGCCTCATCAAACCACAACCTTCTTTCTTCTCTCGCTGTAACAGGCCTAATTAATCTATTTTCAATCAGAATTTCTCATAGCTCTGTTCACTAGCAATTTCATCAACCgcaagtattttttattttgttgtttttggttCTATTATTTTGCTATCATTATGTGAGTTGAATTTTGCATATAGATTTTGCAATTTGGTGTAGCAGTAGTGAATTTGCATAAGGTTTGagttttgttttcttaaatttatAGCAGTTAATCTTTTATTTctgtaaaaaaattacaactatTATTTTTGCTTCTTTATTTGATTCATTTGCTCACACTGTGTAGGAAACATCATAATTTAGTAGCCATAATATGATTGAAAATATGATTTTGACCTTCCCACGGAAGAAACAATATAAGAGTGCCATTGATTTCATGTTTTGCAAGAATCTTTGGTTACAATAACCCATATAGGATGCATCTATAGTGGCTGGAGTGGTGGTTGATAGTGGTCAATGTGGTGGTTAGCGGTGATTGGTGTGGTGATTGATAGTAGTCATAGAGGTGGTTAGAATGATGGTTGGAGTAATGATCGGGGATCTTTGGTGTGACGTTTCAGTGTAAAAACaataacataaattaaaaaactccttttctttttaaccTGTCCAATAACTTTTAATATAGTAAGTAAAGCTTaaaatcaatgttttaagaaccggaccggccggtttgACCAGTTCGACCGGGAACCGGACACAGTAGCGGTCCGGATGAGTGCTAAGAACCGGTAGTCTGTAGAACCGGAAAAAATCGTTTGGAACCGTTCTGAACCGCCCTGAACCACTCAAACCGTCAAACTGGGGGCGGTTttaaaaaaccggccggttcggaatctagattttaaaaaaaaacattttttcccTTATTTTTCGTTTCTTTTCAcgctttttttttgtcaagaattttttttccttttattcatTGATTAAAATTTGCCTTTGTCTTTTACGGTAATTAATTAACAGAGTTCTAAAAAGATCCGGACATAAAAATACAGAGACCAGAAGgattcaattttcttttcctttgtttttttacaaataaaagtaactgatttgtttaaaaaaagtaaaagaaaagagagagatttgcttgaagaagagaaagataagagagaaaaagaacaaGATTGAGCTTGAAGAAGAGATATAAGAAAGGATGtgccaataaaaaataagaaaaaaaaaaagaaaaaaaaaaaaaaaactcacatgaTTGAGAAGAGAAAGATGAACAGTGATGGCGGGTTACATTACATTTGCATATTATTTGTATTGTATACTAagattagattagatatttatatttaggGTTTAGTAAATGAGCTTGGGTCAATTATGATCTTTTTTCACTAATAAATTAGGCTTATTGTTGAGCTAagtattattctttttattttatttaatatttatttatttatttattactttcttAAGTTGTgtttttgttagtttgttatagagaaaaaaaaattattctattttgttattatagtaaaattatatgaacggttcaatataaacggttcaataacggttgaaccggtccgaccggttgaaccttgaaccggtggtcacaacggttcgactttcggtccggttcttaaaacattgcttAAAACAAAGCCTTTTTCCACATCTGAATcctttttgtttattaaaaataattttgtattaaaaatataaaattaagggtccatttggattaacttatttttgagcttattcaatcagtttatgcaaataaataaatttttatttattattgtaagttagtttatgataaaattgttttttaaaaatataattttcactggtataaacttataaaataacataaaacctaatttatattgacCCTAAGTTTTTAATAGTATTTATCTTGAGCTAACACGGAAATGATACCTGCTAACATTAAAATAACTTGGGACTAACATAAGacgggaaaaaaaaatcaactgattcatatataaaaagataataaagAAACAAGTCTGAAATTTAAATTAGGATAAAAAAtggttaaaataattttgtttaaaattgaaatttcattcaaactttataaattttttagctTCGCTACTAACTTAGAGagactaaaataatttttctatatcCACTttctagacaaaaaaaaaatagtcctaCCCAAAGTCCCTACGGAGACGTAATGGAGTAGGAAACGTGTGGCATCATATCTGCCTCTCTTCCAGAAGCCCACATCCACCACATTCCAAATGGGaagaaaacaaacacaaagacCATATTATAATATAACTAACCATCTCATTTCttctagaaaataaataaattattcaaatGAAAATATCACAAAACCAAACATGTCACTTTCATTCTTACTATTTGTGCAAGTTATATATAATTTCCACATTATATCATTTGACAAACTTGGAAAATTTtacaactatatattaaaaattctCTCAATACTCTCTTCACTCTTCCGTTGCCACCAAGAAATCTAGATAGTAGATATAATATGGTTTTCAATAAGGTTCCCTTGCTCGTTGTGTTAATATTTTTGATTAGTTCAATTGTGGAGAACCCTTTAATTGTAGAAGGAAGAACACTTTCATTAATATCTCATCATCAAGGACATGGTTAGTGACATTAATTTCTtgattatatatgatttttagtTCTTGTATGCTTTAtggtattaattaatataatataatataatatatagtttatatatacataataaTGGTTGTTAATTTTTTGTGTGTGATGTAATATTGCAGGGTACTCTAAGATTTTTGCGACTCTTGGGCTTGTTTGTAAATGTTGTGATGATGTGATTGAAGGTGCATGCAAAGAAACATGGGCAGATTCTTGTTCTAATATACAGTGTTTACCATGGAAAACACACTAGTTATatggttaatttttttagaatagACACTAGCTATAGTTAATctcttatatcatatttttttcatgacTTATTTGATGTACATGAGTTCCTATATGTTATGGGAAACAATTTTATGATTCGAATTGcagattcaatttatttttttattgaattgcaGATTCTATGTAATTTTGGAGTACGTGTAACTAGAGTTTCTTGGTGAAATTTATGTAAGTGTAGTTCAATGATAATTATTAGACATATTAATTTGCAGAAGCTTAAGTTTGAATCCATCATTTGTCACTTGTTCACATTTAAAAAGTCTAACTACAAACTACTTGAAAAAGTAAAGAAAGTTTCTTCAATTTCTTGATCAGAAAAGTCAAGAGTTGGATAATAAACTTTAGAGTAATAAAactaatttagaattttttttttctttcaatttggTTTCAATTTATTAATATGACTCAAAGGTTTTGGTTACAAAGCTAAAGCagaagaaaagaacaaaaacaaggAGAGCAACTACATTCTTTGAAATGAGGTTTTATAAGTGTTCGCGAAGGGAAACTCCAACAGGCCGTCTAGAGGGAAAGAATGGATCAAGCGATCTATGTTTGAGTAGGCATCAAGCTTAGTAAGAAAGTCAACACGTTTGTTTTATTTCCTAAGCATGTGAGCAATGCACACGTGCCAATTATGATGAAGGATATCTTTGATATCTTGAATCAGGGTAGGATATTTTGGAATCTAAAGTTTGTTCATGAAGGATATCAACACAGTAAAGAGAGTATGTGTAATAAGTAACGTCCTGGTAATTCAGCTGGTTAGCCGATAACAATCTCTGATGAATAACGTGAAGCTTAACAAGAAGAATACTAGAGTATCCTGGGAGGAACCCCGAAAAACTAGAGATTCACATTACAAAAGAATTACGAATAAGCTCTCAGAAAATCCGTGGTTATTTTAACCATCATCGTTTAACCGTGGCAAATTTCCATTAAGGATAAAACTTATTGTTATGAACAATAAAGGCAAGAATTACATAAGTCTTTCTTAGtactaatttttaaaaaattcttttatttatataaattgtcACTATTTTAAGGACAAAATTAATGTGTTTTTCGTATTACATAAAAAACTTATATCTATCA encodes:
- the LOC123919512 gene encoding elongation factor 1-delta-like: MAATLYNLKSESGLKKLNEYLLTRSYISGYQASKDDITVYAALPSVPSSEYVNVARWYKHIDALLRISGVSGEGSGVTVESSLVAEEAVATPPVADTKAAEAEDDDDDDVDLFGEETEEEKKAAEERAAAVKASGKKKESGKSSVLLDVKPWDDETDMKKLEEAVRSVKLEGLFWGASKLVPVGYGIKKLQIMLTIVDDLVSVDNMVEDYLTVEPINEYVQSCDIVAFNKI